In Nonomuraea sp. NBC_00507, the following are encoded in one genomic region:
- a CDS encoding aspartate aminotransferase family protein, whose protein sequence is MSELLARHRAVMPNWLALNYTEPIEIVSGKGNRVIDADGKSYLDFFAGILTNMIGYDVPEVREAVERQLATGVVHTSTVYLLRGQIELAEKIARLSGIPDAKVFFTNSGTEANETALLLATYARKSDQVLAMRQSYHGRSFGAISVTSNRSWKNNSLSPLNVHFLHGADRHLTQFKGLSDADYIAACVDDLRHVLATAVSNDVAALIAEPIQGVGGFTMAPDGLFAAYKEVLDEQGILFISDEVQTGWGRTGSAFFGIENHGVTPDMITFAKGLGNGFAVGGIVARGDLMDGPHAVGLSTFGGNPISMAAANATLDYVLDHDLQANAARTGEIIIRGLREAAHRLPIVKGVRGKGLMFAVELESPAQAARFMEETKRAGLLAGKGGLYGTAIRMAPPLTLTVDEAVEGLGIIVTALETINAEAAAQ, encoded by the coding sequence ATGTCGGAGCTACTCGCGCGCCACCGGGCAGTGATGCCCAACTGGTTGGCACTCAACTACACCGAGCCCATCGAGATCGTCAGCGGCAAGGGCAACCGGGTCATCGACGCCGACGGCAAGAGCTACCTGGACTTCTTCGCCGGCATCCTGACCAACATGATCGGCTACGACGTGCCCGAGGTGCGCGAGGCCGTCGAGCGCCAGCTCGCCACCGGCGTGGTGCACACCAGCACCGTTTACCTACTGCGCGGCCAGATCGAGCTGGCCGAGAAGATCGCGCGGCTGTCCGGCATCCCCGACGCCAAGGTCTTCTTCACCAACTCCGGCACCGAGGCCAACGAGACGGCGCTGCTGCTGGCCACGTACGCGCGCAAGAGCGACCAGGTGCTCGCCATGCGGCAGAGCTACCACGGGCGCAGCTTCGGCGCGATCAGCGTCACCTCCAACCGGTCGTGGAAGAACAACTCGCTGTCCCCGCTCAACGTGCACTTCCTGCACGGCGCCGACCGCCACCTGACGCAGTTCAAGGGCCTGTCGGACGCGGACTACATCGCCGCCTGCGTGGACGACCTGCGGCACGTGCTGGCCACCGCGGTCTCCAACGACGTGGCCGCGCTGATCGCCGAGCCGATCCAGGGCGTGGGCGGGTTCACGATGGCGCCCGACGGGCTGTTCGCCGCGTACAAGGAGGTCCTCGACGAGCAGGGCATCCTGTTCATCTCCGACGAGGTGCAGACCGGCTGGGGGCGCACCGGCAGCGCGTTCTTCGGCATCGAGAACCACGGCGTCACCCCCGACATGATCACGTTCGCCAAGGGGCTGGGCAACGGCTTCGCCGTGGGCGGCATCGTGGCCCGGGGCGACCTGATGGACGGCCCGCACGCGGTGGGCCTGTCCACGTTCGGCGGCAACCCGATCTCCATGGCCGCCGCCAACGCCACCCTCGACTACGTGCTCGACCACGACCTGCAGGCCAACGCCGCGCGGACCGGCGAGATCATCATCCGGGGGCTGCGCGAGGCCGCCCATCGGCTGCCCATCGTCAAGGGCGTGCGTGGCAAGGGCCTCATGTTCGCCGTCGAGCTGGAGAGCCCCGCCCAGGCGGCCAGGTTCATGGAGGAGACCAAGAGGGCCGGGCTGCTGGCCGGCAAGGGCGGCCTCTACGGCACCGCCATCCGCATGGCCCCGCCCCTCACCCTCACGGTGGACGAGGCCGTCGAGGGCCTCGGCATCATCGTCACCGCCCTCGAGACCATCAACGCGGAGGCGGCAGCACAGTGA
- a CDS encoding alternative oxidase, with product MTITVDHRPEAPSGPPKLDREHLRRAQQDTLDTPRMNYSLLARMMFKPVDLMYGKKGSYTKFAMLEIIARVPYQAWERMGYWAVHRHAGRSALAKRVFERIVEARADQDNEQWHLLIMQDLVQRAGQRQTWLLHKAAPWLIAFFYYHVSWVLFLVRPDWSYRLNAEFEDHAEHEYMTFVAENPDLDFVPDPGTYAAEYGRYRSVADLLRQIGHDERTHKLDSLESMREPRVR from the coding sequence ATGACCATCACCGTCGACCACCGGCCCGAGGCCCCGTCCGGACCGCCCAAGCTCGACCGCGAGCACCTGCGCCGCGCCCAGCAGGACACCCTCGACACTCCGCGGATGAACTACAGCCTGCTGGCCAGGATGATGTTCAAGCCCGTGGACCTCATGTACGGCAAGAAGGGCTCGTACACGAAGTTCGCCATGCTGGAGATCATTGCCAGGGTGCCGTACCAGGCGTGGGAGCGGATGGGCTACTGGGCCGTGCACCGGCACGCCGGCCGCTCGGCGCTGGCCAAGCGGGTTTTCGAGCGGATCGTGGAGGCCCGCGCCGACCAGGACAACGAGCAGTGGCATCTGCTGATCATGCAGGACCTGGTGCAGCGCGCCGGGCAGCGGCAGACATGGCTGCTGCACAAGGCCGCGCCGTGGCTGATCGCATTCTTCTACTACCACGTGTCCTGGGTGTTGTTCCTGGTCAGGCCCGACTGGAGCTACCGGCTGAACGCGGAGTTCGAGGACCACGCCGAGCACGAGTACATGACGTTCGTGGCGGAGAACCCCGACCTGGACTTCGTGCCGGACCCCGGCACGTACGCCGCCGAGTACGGCCGCTACCGCTCGGTGGCCGACCTGCTCAGGCAGATCGGCCACGACGAGCGCACGCACAAGCTCGACAGCCTGGAGAGCATGCGGGAGCCCCGTGTCCGCTAG
- a CDS encoding MFS transporter — protein sequence MNSNTVRDPRRWWILVVLCLALLVLVVDNTVLNLAIPSLNEEMGATPSDIQWIIDAYVLAYAGLLLTSGSLSDKYGRRRFLIIGLVFFGGASLLAVLVTEPWQLIAARGLMGIGGSLVMPSTLSILMTVFDEAERRKAMAAWSAVALVGMVSGPTLGGFMLEHYWWGSVFLLNVPIAAVAIVAAVVLMPESRSTGRKIDPVGVVLSIVGLTAAVYVIIEREWNIPVIAVAVIALAAFVVWERTREQPMLPLHLFANRNFSGASFSILLMAFGAGAVMLMLTQYLQFVLGYGEMQAGLAMLPYAVAAAVFNGVGAGLGQKVSNRVLIGSGLLLMAGGFVVMAMTTGYLPLLTGLVFMGIGGGLAGPSAYASLMGAIPMEHAGVGSALNDTVQQVGIALSIAILGSVLAGQYTSQMPAELPAEARESIGAAHLMGFPEAANEAFTSAMHLGSWVGAAFCVAAALLAMTVLRPARPVAVLEPEKV from the coding sequence GTGAACTCGAACACTGTACGAGACCCCCGTCGCTGGTGGATTCTCGTCGTCCTGTGCTTGGCGTTGCTGGTCCTGGTGGTCGACAACACCGTGCTCAACCTCGCCATCCCCTCCCTGAACGAGGAAATGGGCGCGACCCCGTCAGACATCCAGTGGATCATCGACGCCTACGTGCTGGCCTACGCCGGGCTCCTGCTCACCTCGGGCAGCCTGTCCGACAAGTACGGCCGCCGCCGCTTCCTCATCATCGGCTTGGTGTTCTTCGGCGGCGCGTCCCTGCTGGCCGTGCTCGTCACCGAGCCATGGCAGCTGATCGCCGCGCGGGGCCTGATGGGCATCGGCGGCTCGCTCGTCATGCCGTCCACCTTGTCGATCCTGATGACCGTGTTCGACGAGGCCGAGCGGCGCAAGGCCATGGCCGCCTGGAGCGCCGTGGCCCTGGTCGGCATGGTGTCGGGTCCGACCTTGGGCGGATTCATGCTGGAGCACTACTGGTGGGGCTCGGTCTTCCTGCTGAACGTCCCGATCGCGGCCGTCGCCATCGTGGCCGCGGTCGTCCTCATGCCCGAGAGCCGCAGCACCGGGCGGAAGATCGACCCGGTCGGCGTGGTGCTGTCGATCGTCGGCCTCACCGCCGCCGTCTACGTGATCATCGAGCGCGAGTGGAACATCCCCGTCATCGCGGTGGCCGTCATCGCTCTGGCCGCCTTCGTGGTCTGGGAGCGCACGCGGGAGCAGCCGATGCTGCCGCTTCACCTGTTCGCCAACCGCAACTTCAGCGGCGCGTCGTTCTCGATCCTGCTGATGGCTTTCGGCGCGGGCGCCGTAATGCTGATGCTCACCCAGTATCTCCAGTTCGTGCTGGGCTATGGGGAGATGCAGGCGGGCCTGGCCATGCTGCCCTACGCCGTGGCTGCGGCCGTCTTCAACGGCGTGGGCGCCGGGCTCGGGCAGAAGGTGAGCAACCGGGTGCTGATCGGCTCCGGGTTGCTGCTGATGGCCGGGGGCTTCGTCGTCATGGCGATGACCACCGGATACCTGCCGCTGCTCACCGGGCTGGTGTTCATGGGGATCGGCGGCGGCCTGGCGGGCCCGTCCGCCTACGCCTCGCTCATGGGCGCGATCCCGATGGAGCACGCCGGCGTCGGCTCGGCGCTCAACGACACCGTCCAGCAGGTCGGCATAGCGCTGAGCATCGCCATCCTCGGCAGCGTGCTGGCCGGGCAGTACACCTCGCAGATGCCGGCCGAACTGCCCGCCGAGGCCAGGGAGTCGATCGGGGCCGCCCACCTCATGGGCTTCCCCGAGGCCGCCAACGAGGCCTTCACCTCCGCCATGCACCTCGGCTCATGGGTGGGCGCCGCGTTCTGCGTGGCCGCCGCGCTGCTCGCGATGACCGTGCTGCGCCCCGCCCGGCCCGTCGCGGTCCTCGAGCCCGAGAAGGTCTAG
- a CDS encoding TetR/AcrR family transcriptional regulator has protein sequence MSAKQFTSVWTRDPRKTTSPGRSREEIVRAAIELLDEEGLGGLSMRKLGAKLSAGATSLYWYVANKDELLELAYDEMWGELKVPDPKEVGWREATSVLAYSMRAAMLRHPWSADLLGRMPALGPQAIQVADRMRKIFAAAGFTGMDVDYAAATVTAYVYGTTLPEIAWNNAMAGHEYDPDEMRATLRKAAKDFPDILERTNLEIYDDPTTVRAVAFDFGLVSVLDGLERRLAS, from the coding sequence ATGAGCGCCAAGCAGTTCACCTCCGTCTGGACCCGCGATCCGCGGAAGACCACGAGCCCGGGCCGCAGCCGCGAGGAGATCGTCAGGGCCGCGATCGAGCTGCTGGACGAGGAGGGGCTCGGCGGCCTGAGCATGCGTAAGCTCGGCGCCAAACTCAGCGCCGGCGCCACCAGCCTCTACTGGTACGTCGCCAACAAGGACGAGTTGCTCGAGTTGGCCTACGACGAGATGTGGGGCGAGCTGAAGGTGCCCGACCCCAAGGAAGTGGGCTGGCGCGAGGCCACCTCGGTCCTGGCTTACAGCATGCGCGCGGCGATGCTGCGCCACCCGTGGTCGGCCGACCTGCTCGGCCGGATGCCCGCCCTCGGCCCTCAAGCGATCCAGGTAGCCGACCGGATGCGCAAGATATTCGCGGCAGCCGGATTCACGGGCATGGACGTCGACTACGCCGCCGCCACGGTCACCGCCTACGTCTACGGGACGACGCTCCCCGAGATCGCCTGGAACAACGCGATGGCCGGTCACGAATACGACCCGGACGAGATGCGCGCGACGCTCAGGAAGGCCGCCAAGGACTTTCCCGACATTCTCGAGCGCACCAACTTGGAAATTTACGACGATCCCACCACCGTCCGCGCGGTGGCTTTCGACTTCGGGCTGGTGTCGGTGCTCGACGGCCTTGAGCGACGGCTGGCGTCGTAG
- a CDS encoding AMP-binding protein — MDDFRAARDFLLHADLSTARRDFRWPELTRFNWALDWFDGVLAAETPDAVALKIVGSSQAAYTFAGLSARSNQVANWLHEQGVRRGDRILLMLGNQAELWEALLAAMKLGAVIIPATTLLTAKDLVERIERGGVSHVIANAADAGKFGAGEFTKIAVGDAYNWLPYHEAYEAQEDFTPDAPTSAGDTLLLYFTSGTTSQPKLVEHTHASYPAGHLSTMFWIGVRPGDVHLNVSSPGWAKHAWSNVFAPWNAGATVLVHDYQRFSAPALLEVLRDERVTTFCAPPTVWRMLIQEDLAAWKVPLRTAVAAGEPLNPEIIDQVAKAWGITIRDGYGQTETTAQIGNAPDEPVKSGSMGRPLPGYDVVLLDPVSGEPGNDGEICLPLDERRPLGLMAGYVGGSAEATRGGYYHTGDVATRDEDGYITYVGRTDDVFKASDYRISPFELESVLLEHAAVAEAAVVPAPDPVRLAVPKAYVTLAPGFEPDEETARSIFEHCRRELAPYKRVRRLEFGELPKTISGKIRRVELRVREPRLEYREEDLNS, encoded by the coding sequence ATGGACGATTTCCGTGCCGCCCGCGACTTCCTCCTCCACGCCGACCTCTCCACCGCCCGCCGCGACTTCCGCTGGCCGGAGCTCACCCGGTTCAACTGGGCGCTCGACTGGTTCGACGGGGTCCTGGCCGCCGAGACGCCCGACGCCGTCGCGCTGAAGATCGTGGGGTCGAGCCAGGCCGCCTACACCTTCGCCGGGCTGTCGGCCCGTTCCAACCAGGTCGCCAATTGGCTGCACGAGCAAGGGGTGCGCCGGGGCGACCGGATCCTGCTCATGCTGGGCAACCAGGCCGAGCTGTGGGAGGCGCTGCTGGCCGCGATGAAGCTCGGCGCGGTCATCATCCCCGCCACGACGTTGCTGACGGCCAAGGACCTCGTCGAACGCATCGAGCGCGGCGGCGTCTCGCATGTGATCGCGAACGCCGCCGACGCGGGCAAGTTCGGCGCCGGGGAGTTCACGAAGATCGCTGTGGGGGACGCCTACAACTGGCTGCCGTACCACGAGGCGTACGAGGCGCAGGAGGACTTCACCCCCGACGCGCCGACGTCGGCGGGCGACACGTTGCTGCTCTACTTCACCTCCGGCACCACGTCCCAGCCCAAGCTGGTCGAGCACACGCACGCGTCCTATCCGGCCGGGCACCTGTCGACCATGTTCTGGATCGGGGTGCGGCCCGGCGACGTGCATCTCAACGTGTCCTCGCCGGGGTGGGCCAAGCACGCGTGGAGCAACGTGTTCGCGCCGTGGAACGCCGGGGCGACCGTGCTGGTCCACGACTACCAGCGTTTCTCCGCCCCGGCGCTGCTGGAGGTGCTGCGGGACGAGCGGGTCACCACGTTCTGCGCGCCGCCGACGGTGTGGCGGATGCTGATCCAGGAGGACCTGGCGGCATGGAAAGTGCCGTTGCGGACGGCCGTGGCCGCCGGCGAGCCGCTCAACCCGGAGATCATCGACCAAGTGGCCAAGGCGTGGGGCATCACGATCAGGGACGGCTACGGCCAGACCGAGACCACCGCGCAAATCGGCAACGCGCCCGACGAGCCGGTCAAATCCGGCTCGATGGGACGCCCGCTGCCCGGCTATGACGTCGTGCTCCTCGACCCGGTCAGCGGTGAGCCGGGGAACGACGGCGAGATCTGCCTGCCGCTGGACGAGCGCCGCCCCCTGGGGCTCATGGCGGGATATGTCGGTGGATCTGCCGAAGCCACGCGGGGCGGTTATTACCACACCGGTGACGTCGCCACCCGTGACGAGGACGGCTACATCACCTACGTCGGCCGGACCGACGACGTCTTCAAGGCCTCCGACTACCGCATCTCGCCGTTCGAGCTGGAGAGCGTGCTGCTGGAGCACGCGGCCGTCGCGGAGGCGGCCGTGGTGCCCGCCCCCGACCCGGTGCGGCTGGCGGTGCCGAAGGCGTACGTGACGCTCGCACCGGGGTTCGAACCCGACGAGGAGACCGCCCGGTCGATCTTCGAGCACTGCCGGCGGGAGCTGGCGCCGTACAAGCGGGTGCGGCGGCTGGAGTTCGGCGAGCTGCCCAAGACGATCTCCGGCAAGATCCGCCGCGTCGAGCTCCGGGTGCGGGAGCCCCGGCTGGAGTACCGCGAAGAAGATCTTAATTCCTGA
- a CDS encoding PucR family transcriptional regulator, whose amino-acid sequence MLPTIADVLALETVRRGGPRVVAGGDRLDTKVRWVHVGEIADIASLLRGGELVLTTGVALPEDPEKLADYIGELSAVGASGLVVELGRRFVRELPRAVVKSAEEHGLPVIVLTRETPFVQITESVHARIIDIQLEELRASEQLHEVFTELSVEGASPTEVLAQVARLSNRPVLLENLAHQVLACESAGRDAGTLLAGWETRSRAVAPVERTAYDPASGWLVTTVGARGQDWGRLILICDAAPSPRDLVLAERAATTLALGRLLERHQESLERQAHGTIITGILTHAYSDPDEAAARARAVGVPLTGRKLVSVVIRPTDLADQALDGQAQLGELAEATAGACRDARLPALVGALDQERVGVLLPLPPRTQAEAALTALAERLRMLWRPGSAFVLAAGSVVESIRDVRRSFLEAEQVADVAVRQPDGRAFYRLPDLRLRGLLHLLRDDARLQTFAERELGPLLAHDAQRGGDLTRILRTYLDAGRNKAVAAQKAHLSRPAFYDRLRRLERILDTDLDDVESCLSLHVALLALESFRRESR is encoded by the coding sequence GTGCTGCCCACCATTGCCGACGTCCTTGCCCTGGAGACCGTTCGCCGGGGCGGCCCGCGCGTGGTCGCGGGCGGGGACCGGCTGGACACGAAGGTGCGATGGGTGCACGTCGGCGAGATCGCCGACATCGCCAGCCTGCTGCGCGGCGGCGAGCTGGTGCTCACCACGGGTGTCGCGCTTCCCGAGGACCCGGAGAAGCTCGCCGACTACATCGGCGAGCTGTCCGCGGTGGGCGCGTCGGGCCTGGTCGTGGAGCTGGGCCGCAGGTTCGTACGGGAGCTGCCGCGCGCGGTGGTCAAGTCGGCCGAGGAACACGGGCTGCCGGTCATCGTGCTGACCAGGGAGACCCCGTTCGTGCAGATCACCGAGTCCGTACACGCCCGGATCATCGACATCCAGCTGGAGGAGCTGCGGGCCTCCGAGCAGCTCCACGAGGTCTTCACCGAGCTGTCGGTCGAGGGCGCCTCGCCGACCGAGGTGCTCGCCCAGGTGGCCCGGCTGTCGAACCGTCCGGTGCTGCTGGAGAACCTCGCGCACCAGGTGCTGGCCTGCGAGTCCGCGGGGCGCGACGCGGGCACTCTGCTGGCCGGGTGGGAGACCAGGTCGCGGGCGGTGGCCCCGGTCGAGCGCACCGCGTACGACCCGGCCTCGGGCTGGCTGGTCACCACGGTCGGGGCCCGGGGTCAGGACTGGGGCAGGCTGATCCTGATCTGCGACGCGGCGCCGTCGCCGCGCGATCTGGTGCTGGCCGAGCGGGCCGCCACCACACTCGCCCTGGGCCGGCTGCTGGAACGCCATCAGGAGTCGCTGGAGCGCCAGGCCCACGGCACGATCATCACCGGCATCCTGACCCATGCCTACTCTGACCCCGACGAGGCCGCCGCGCGCGCCCGCGCGGTCGGCGTGCCGCTGACGGGACGCAAGCTGGTCAGCGTGGTCATCAGGCCGACCGACCTCGCCGACCAGGCCCTGGACGGCCAGGCGCAGCTGGGCGAGCTGGCCGAGGCCACCGCCGGCGCCTGTCGTGACGCCCGCCTGCCCGCCCTGGTGGGGGCGCTCGATCAGGAACGTGTGGGCGTGTTACTGCCGCTGCCGCCGCGAACGCAGGCCGAGGCCGCCCTGACGGCGCTGGCCGAGCGGCTGCGCATGTTGTGGCGGCCAGGATCGGCGTTCGTGCTGGCGGCCGGCTCGGTGGTGGAGTCGATCAGGGACGTGCGCCGCAGCTTCCTCGAGGCCGAGCAGGTGGCCGACGTGGCGGTCCGCCAGCCGGACGGCCGGGCCTTCTACCGGCTGCCCGACCTGCGCCTGCGCGGCCTGCTGCACCTGCTGCGCGACGACGCGCGGCTGCAGACGTTCGCCGAGCGGGAGCTGGGACCGCTGCTGGCCCACGACGCGCAGCGGGGCGGCGACCTCACCCGGATCCTGCGCACCTATCTGGACGCGGGCCGCAACAAGGCCGTGGCCGCGCAGAAGGCTCATTTGTCCAGGCCCGCCTTCTACGATCGCCTGCGCCGCCTCGAGCGCATTCTCGACACCGACCTCGACGACGTCGAGTCGTGCCTGTCGCTCCATGTGGCCCTGCTGGCACTGGAGTCCTTCCGCCGGGAGAGCCGTTGA
- a CDS encoding cupin domain-containing protein, with amino-acid sequence MSDVLMPDLADLGRMLATAGAFSVPVHDVRLTPDELDPEQIVAGDPATSSLELGGGRGIWEITPGVVTDVERDEIFVVLSGRATIAVEGGTTIEVSPGDVCLLAEGARTTWIVHETLRKVYQTR; translated from the coding sequence ATGTCTGACGTGTTGATGCCGGACCTGGCCGACCTCGGCCGCATGCTCGCCACCGCCGGTGCGTTCTCCGTGCCTGTCCATGACGTGCGGCTGACCCCGGATGAGCTCGATCCCGAGCAGATCGTCGCGGGCGACCCCGCCACGTCGTCTCTGGAGCTCGGTGGAGGCCGGGGCATCTGGGAGATCACCCCGGGCGTCGTCACGGACGTGGAGCGGGACGAGATCTTCGTGGTGCTGTCGGGCCGTGCCACGATTGCCGTCGAGGGCGGCACCACGATCGAGGTCAGCCCTGGAGACGTGTGCTTGCTGGCCGAGGGCGCCAGGACCACGTGGATCGTGCACGAGACGCTGCGCAAGGTCTATCAGACGCGTTAG
- the trpS gene encoding tryptophan--tRNA ligase yields the protein MNDVVLTGDRPTGRLHLGHYFGSLANRVKLQHAYPMYVLVADYQVITDRDLPGQIQRNITDLLLDYLAVGLDPAKVTIFQHSAIPELNQLLLPFLSLVSVAELRRNPTVKDEIAHSSQQAVSGLMFTYPVHQAADILFCKGTLVPVGKDQLPHVEVTRLVARRFNERYAEVFPIPEAMLGERPLLKGLDGGKMSKSRGNAIDLAATEDETAALIRKARTDSDRLITYDETHRPEVANLLTLAGLCLDRPPQDIADEIGYGGAAALKRLVTEAVNEFLRPIRRRRGEHTEADVRQILAVGNERARERAIRTLDEVREAMGF from the coding sequence ATGAACGACGTGGTGCTCACGGGCGATCGCCCGACCGGCCGGCTGCATCTGGGCCACTACTTCGGCTCGCTGGCCAACCGCGTGAAACTGCAGCACGCCTACCCGATGTACGTCCTGGTCGCCGACTACCAGGTGATCACCGATCGTGACCTGCCCGGCCAGATCCAGCGCAACATCACCGATTTACTGCTCGACTACCTGGCCGTCGGGCTGGATCCGGCCAAGGTGACGATCTTCCAGCACAGCGCGATCCCTGAGCTCAACCAGCTGCTGCTGCCGTTCCTGAGCCTGGTGTCGGTGGCCGAGTTGCGCCGCAACCCCACGGTGAAGGACGAGATCGCGCACAGCTCGCAGCAGGCGGTCAGCGGCCTGATGTTCACCTATCCGGTGCATCAGGCGGCCGACATCCTGTTCTGCAAGGGCACGCTCGTGCCCGTCGGCAAGGACCAGCTGCCGCACGTCGAGGTGACGCGGCTGGTGGCGCGCCGCTTCAACGAGCGCTACGCCGAGGTGTTCCCGATACCGGAGGCGATGCTGGGCGAGCGGCCGCTGCTCAAAGGGCTCGACGGGGGCAAGATGAGCAAGAGCCGCGGCAACGCGATCGACCTTGCGGCCACCGAGGACGAGACGGCCGCGCTGATCCGTAAGGCGCGCACCGACTCCGACCGGCTGATCACCTACGACGAGACGCACCGCCCCGAGGTGGCGAACCTGCTCACGCTGGCGGGCCTCTGCCTGGACCGCCCGCCGCAGGACATCGCCGACGAGATCGGGTACGGCGGCGCCGCCGCGCTCAAGCGCCTGGTCACCGAGGCGGTCAACGAGTTCCTGCGGCCGATCAGGCGACGCCGCGGCGAGCACACCGAGGCCGACGTCAGGCAGATCCTGGCCGTGGGCAACGAGCGTGCTCGCGAACGCGCGATCCGTACCCTCGACGAGGTCAGGGAGGCTATGGGCTTTTGA
- a CDS encoding phosphodiester glycosidase family protein encodes MSRRTIAGGLAIAAAITVTTLPAASVAAEQVSVKFPSARFPLGARPVPTKTMTAVTQGIDLYDVKAGTSTDGYTLTVLMPNGRDSGTLPNAETKVAEVEAIGETPSLQEIVRPAVADSPAKTEYMVRVGLWPLKDKKKADKAAKKFADAGLKVKVDYLGDDGFKTTGPWNVKVVMIDAATFRGSYAASLGTSVAKRETVSSMTKAAKAVVGVNGGFFNIHTAKELRGEPLGASVVGGRLLSEAVPGRSAVVLKGRTAKITELETRVTAISQDGERSVIGGINRAAAVDELVLYTEEYGANTPAGGTDVVMDANGKVIGVRVSGAAVAKGTRVLHGNGVAGEWLSQHAWQDWTVKVDTKVVDLRTKKALELTPDLHVVAGGVGLVRNGQVKITAKLDGHDSMNMILRRHPRTLLGVTRNGSLILATIDGRQPGVTVGANFHEAAQFMRWLGARQAINLDGGGSTAMVVGNKLVNRPSDGAERAVGDALLVLPQ; translated from the coding sequence ATGTCTCGACGCACCATCGCCGGCGGCCTGGCCATAGCCGCGGCGATCACTGTCACCACCCTGCCTGCCGCGTCGGTCGCGGCGGAGCAGGTGTCGGTGAAGTTCCCGTCGGCCAGGTTCCCGCTGGGCGCCCGGCCCGTGCCGACCAAGACCATGACCGCCGTGACGCAGGGGATCGACCTCTACGACGTGAAGGCCGGCACCTCGACCGACGGCTACACCCTGACCGTACTGATGCCGAACGGCCGCGACTCGGGCACGCTCCCGAACGCCGAGACCAAGGTCGCCGAGGTGGAGGCCATCGGGGAGACCCCCAGCCTGCAGGAGATCGTGCGGCCCGCCGTGGCCGACTCGCCTGCCAAGACCGAGTACATGGTCCGGGTCGGCCTCTGGCCGCTCAAGGACAAGAAGAAGGCCGATAAGGCGGCCAAGAAGTTCGCGGACGCGGGGCTGAAGGTCAAGGTCGACTACCTCGGCGACGACGGGTTCAAGACCACCGGCCCGTGGAACGTCAAGGTCGTCATGATCGACGCCGCGACCTTCCGCGGCTCGTACGCCGCCTCGCTCGGCACCAGCGTCGCCAAGCGGGAGACCGTCTCGTCCATGACCAAGGCCGCCAAGGCCGTGGTCGGGGTCAACGGCGGCTTCTTCAACATCCACACCGCCAAGGAGCTGCGCGGCGAGCCCCTCGGTGCCTCCGTGGTGGGCGGCCGGCTGCTGAGCGAGGCCGTGCCCGGCCGTTCGGCCGTGGTGCTCAAGGGCCGCACGGCCAAGATCACCGAGCTGGAGACGAGGGTCACGGCGATCTCACAGGACGGCGAGCGGTCGGTCATCGGCGGCATCAACCGGGCCGCCGCGGTGGACGAGCTGGTGCTGTACACGGAGGAGTACGGAGCCAACACGCCCGCCGGCGGGACCGACGTCGTCATGGACGCCAACGGCAAGGTCATCGGCGTGCGGGTCTCGGGCGCGGCGGTGGCCAAGGGCACGCGGGTGCTGCACGGCAACGGCGTGGCCGGCGAATGGCTCAGCCAGCACGCCTGGCAGGACTGGACGGTCAAGGTCGACACCAAGGTCGTGGACCTGCGTACCAAGAAGGCCCTCGAGCTGACCCCGGACCTGCACGTGGTCGCGGGCGGCGTCGGCCTCGTCAGGAACGGCCAGGTGAAGATCACCGCCAAGCTCGACGGCCACGACTCCATGAACATGATCCTGCGCCGCCACCCGCGTACCCTGCTCGGGGTCACCAGGAATGGCAGCCTGATCCTGGCCACCATCGACGGCCGGCAGCCCGGGGTCACCGTGGGGGCGAACTTCCACGAGGCGGCTCAGTTCATGCGGTGGCTGGGCGCGCGGCAGGCCATCAATCTGGACGGAGGCGGGTCGACGGCGATGGTCGTCGGCAACAAGCTGGTCAACCGGCCGTCGGACGGGGCGGAGCGCGCCGTGGGCGACGCTCTGCTGGTCCTGCCGCAATAA
- a CDS encoding Lrp/AsnC family transcriptional regulator has protein sequence MDRIDRRILQELQQDGRLSNTELADRVGLTPSPCLRRVRRLEESGVIRGYRALLNGAEVGRGFQAFVTVVMRYEDHDTVAEFERQVAGMAEVVEAHRLFGDPDFLLRVAVADLAAYERFYSETLSGLPGVAQVTSHVAMKAIKPDTGLPVAP, from the coding sequence GTGGACCGGATTGATCGCAGGATACTTCAGGAGCTGCAGCAGGATGGGCGGCTCAGCAACACGGAGCTGGCCGACCGGGTGGGGCTCACACCCTCGCCGTGCCTGCGCCGCGTGCGCCGGCTTGAGGAGTCCGGCGTCATCCGCGGCTACCGGGCGCTGCTGAACGGGGCCGAGGTGGGGCGGGGATTCCAGGCGTTCGTGACGGTGGTCATGAGATATGAAGATCATGACACGGTGGCCGAGTTCGAGCGTCAGGTGGCCGGCATGGCGGAGGTCGTGGAGGCGCATCGGCTGTTCGGCGACCCCGACTTCCTGCTGCGCGTGGCCGTGGCCGACCTGGCCGCCTATGAGCGGTTCTACTCCGAGACGCTCTCCGGGCTGCCGGGCGTGGCGCAGGTGACCTCTCATGTAGCGATGAAGGCGATAAAGCCGGACACAGGACTGCCGGTGGCCCCGTAA